Part of the Leptospira langatensis genome is shown below.
CTTCCTGGAACTCATTATGCATATATCTTGATCCCTCTTGCCGGGATCGGAGTGTTATGGGCAGGGATCACCGCATTATTCAGCAAGGAAGTGAAGAAGTCGATCGCATATAGCACTGTGGAGAACATGAACTTTCTCTGGCTTTGCCTTCTTCTTTCCGCTCTTTGGCAGAGTAGCGAGCAAGAGAGTCTACGTTCTTTGAGCAAGGCATTCGGCGTTTTATTCTTAATCTCTCTCGTTCATCATAGTATCAGCAAGACATTCCAGTTCTTATTCTTCGGATATCTTACTAAACTTTCCGGTTCTTCGAATTCGGATGAGAACACAGGTGTAGGAAGAATTAGCGGAGTTCCTACATTTTTGGCGGCTCTTGGGACCATGAGTTTTCTTGCGATCCCCGGGACTACTGGCTTCTTGTCGGAAGCGACCTTCATTAAGTTATTCTCCGCCGTTTTGGAAGTCACTGATCTAAGTGCGGCTCTTATCCTTCCTCTTTTGATCTTGGTTTGCACAGGTCTTGCTGTGGGAGCTGCGGCTCACCTGAAACTCTTCTTAGGACTTGTTCTGTCCAGGCCTAGGAAGAACTTCGAGGATCATGGCACAAATAGGATGATCAACGCTTCCTTGGTATTGACCGGGGCTTTGGTATTACTCGCACCAGTTGTCATTCTTTCATTAGCAAATTATTATGCAGTTCGTGTGGACTGGTTGGATGTTTCCTGGTTCCGAGGGATCGGGATCTTGGACGTTATAGGTTTAGTCATTCTCCTATCCGTGGGAATGTTAGGGCTCAGACACAAAATAAGACAGAGAAAACTGTGGGATTGTGGCGGTTTATTCGGCGGATCGGAGGTGGCGATCACAAGCTCGGCAGTTTCCGATCCGCTAGCCGCTCCTTTAGGGAAGTATTTCACGGATGAAAGCGGAAGCTCTAGACTGGATAACGGATTCATTCGTATTCTCTTAAGACTTCTATCTTCTTTGAAGGCTAAGATCCGGGGAGCGGATGATGAGTCTATCTCTGTGGATTTGACGTATTCTTCTTTTACAGTGTTAGCAATCTTGATCGTAATCATCGTCGTTCGTTTGGCGGAGGGGGGCATTTGGTCACAACTACTGTCGTTTTGGACATACTGATCCAAACACTATCGTTTCTATTGCTTCCGTTCTTATGCGGAGGCGTGCTCCAAAAGATCAGGGCCTATTCCCAAGGAAGAAGGGGAGCTCCTGTATTACAAATTTTTTATGATACAGTCCGGATGATCAAAAAGTATCCGATAGACGGTCCATTCTCCGGATTCTTTTCGGAAAGCTCCG
Proteins encoded:
- a CDS encoding proton-conducting transporter membrane subunit, which produces MTILAHLAIAASLILPFLIGRVLGLDFLGSDSPLLIGLSLQAGLGAFIALYVNGYEKERKALVLLGYAFFFLSTGLCYLVGKSLWLILFWELSTISAFLLYVGGKWNDASIRSFVALVAAGGIGAFCFTFWIFASNPHAGLFFLILGLLIKSAFFGVHYWLPEAHAGAPAHASAAYSGLLVNLPLVLFSKFAVPLLPGTHYAYILIPLAGIGVLWAGITALFSKEVKKSIAYSTVENMNFLWLCLLLSALWQSSEQESLRSLSKAFGVLFLISLVHHSISKTFQFLFFGYLTKLSGSSNSDENTGVGRISGVPTFLAALGTMSFLAIPGTTGFLSEATFIKLFSAVLEVTDLSAALILPLLILVCTGLAVGAAAHLKLFLGLVLSRPRKNFEDHGTNRMINASLVLTGALVLLAPVVILSLANYYAVRVDWLDVSWFRGIGILDVIGLVILLSVGMLGLRHKIRQRKLWDCGGLFGGSEVAITSSAVSDPLAAPLGKYFTDESGSSRLDNGFIRILLRLLSSLKAKIRGADDESISVDLTYSSFTVLAILIVIIVVRLAEGGIWSQLLSFWTY